A stretch of Endozoicomonas sp. SCSIO W0465 DNA encodes these proteins:
- a CDS encoding transposase — protein sequence MFEPGRPGEFEVTAHRAEVKICTCGCRNQAEFPEGVTAAAQYGSATQAMAVYLNQYHFLPFKRVSEYFNTLYKMSVSAGTVANFVARTYENLASTEEVIRDALRESSVAGADETGMRAEGSLHWLHVMRDEQWTLYYLSEKRGREAMDTMGILLTFALRVDIKLKKGSFPAAEPTLNSHNKASKPLSMAEQDEYCK from the coding sequence GTGTTTGAACCAGGGAGACCGGGTGAATTTGAAGTAACGGCCCATAGAGCTGAAGTAAAAATCTGCACTTGTGGTTGTCGGAATCAGGCTGAATTCCCGGAAGGTGTTACCGCTGCCGCACAATATGGCTCAGCCACACAGGCTATGGCCGTCTATCTTAACCAATACCATTTCCTGCCTTTTAAGCGCGTGTCAGAGTATTTTAATACTCTCTATAAAATGAGTGTAAGTGCAGGCACTGTCGCCAATTTTGTGGCCAGAACCTATGAAAATCTGGCTTCTACTGAAGAGGTTATTCGTGACGCCTTGCGGGAATCGTCTGTTGCCGGAGCCGATGAAACGGGTATGCGGGCCGAGGGCTCTTTGCACTGGCTACACGTTATGCGGGATGAACAATGGACGCTCTACTACTTGTCTGAAAAGCGAGGTCGTGAGGCCATGGACACGATGGGCATACTGCTAACATTTGCACTTAGGGTAGACATTAAGCTCAAAAAAGGTTCGTTTCCGGCGGCAGAACCCACCTTGAACAGCCACAATAAAGCTTCGAAACCATTATCAATGGCTGAACAAGATGAGTACTGCAAATAG
- a CDS encoding IS4 family transposase, with product MTCFDRSELLSMAEQLGFTIRQRDIRPLDFILSLIDALAGDGNCDTQADLHRKFNELTGLNVSYRSWANQAKKDALPTLILWLWVQCLEIFSRKVMAFDEDSPFSEFEHILIQDGSSQAVYDALKEAFPGRFSTVSPAAVELHTTMDLLTNNLVRVQLTEDTRSERDCLPPRSERDCLPPLPTSMAYILMLMDAGYFELELFAAIDDREGSFICKAPQSINPTILSAVREDGKNLNRYKGQKLKDVLSGFPKDQCLDLDVEWPGFKAWPFRLVVRWNDKKQKWVFVVTNLNRVEFTLSDVLQAYRLRWQIELIFKEIKSYSGWHRFNTKSATLVFSLILMSFVVVTLKRYLAHAAQANLCESGSIEEISTHKVMKSGTHLFGNVISSLMNAGKSLVSCIKKLLDFWGNNAKREHPARDGCSGRTRLGLCAVGGA from the coding sequence TTGACCTGTTTCGACCGGTCAGAACTCCTAAGTATGGCGGAACAGCTTGGTTTTACTATACGACAGCGAGATATCCGTCCTTTGGATTTTATCCTCTCACTGATCGATGCCCTCGCTGGTGATGGAAACTGCGATACCCAGGCGGATCTACACCGTAAATTTAACGAGTTGACGGGGCTGAATGTCTCTTATCGTTCTTGGGCAAATCAAGCTAAAAAGGACGCGCTGCCTACTCTTATCCTGTGGCTATGGGTGCAGTGTCTGGAAATATTTTCCCGCAAAGTCATGGCGTTTGATGAAGACAGTCCATTTTCAGAGTTTGAGCACATTCTGATTCAGGACGGTTCGTCACAAGCTGTCTATGATGCCCTGAAAGAAGCATTTCCCGGCAGGTTCTCAACGGTCAGTCCTGCTGCCGTCGAGCTTCATACGACAATGGATCTTCTCACCAACAACCTGGTGCGGGTGCAGCTGACTGAAGATACCCGTTCAGAAAGAGACTGTCTGCCACCCCGTTCAGAAAGAGACTGTCTGCCACCACTGCCAACATCCATGGCCTATATCCTGATGCTAATGGATGCCGGTTATTTTGAGCTGGAACTCTTTGCCGCTATTGATGACAGGGAGGGTTCTTTTATCTGCAAGGCACCTCAGAGTATCAACCCGACGATACTCAGCGCGGTACGGGAGGATGGCAAGAATCTCAATCGCTACAAAGGACAAAAACTGAAGGATGTACTGTCTGGCTTCCCCAAAGACCAGTGCCTCGACCTGGATGTAGAATGGCCGGGATTCAAAGCCTGGCCATTCCGCTTGGTTGTCCGCTGGAATGACAAAAAACAGAAGTGGGTTTTCGTTGTGACCAACCTGAACCGGGTGGAGTTCACCTTGAGTGATGTGCTCCAGGCCTATCGTCTACGGTGGCAGATAGAGCTGATTTTCAAAGAGATCAAATCCTATTCAGGGTGGCATCGTTTTAACACCAAATCAGCGACACTGGTGTTTAGCCTGATTCTGATGTCCTTTGTGGTTGTGACGTTGAAAAGGTACCTTGCCCATGCTGCACAGGCGAACCTCTGTGAAAGTGGGAGCATTGAGGAAATCTCGACGCACAAGGTGATGAAAAGTGGGACTCACCTGTTTGGTAATGTGATTTCATCGTTGATGAATGCAGGAAAGTCATTGGTCTCATGCATTAAAAAGCTACTGGACTTCTGGGGAAATAATGCGAAACGAGAACACCCTGCACGGGATGGTTGTTCAGGGCGTACAAGATTAGGCCTTTGTGCGGTGGGTGGGGCTTAA